The following proteins come from a genomic window of Magnetococcales bacterium:
- the ftsY gene encoding signal recognition particle-docking protein FtsY, producing the protein MSFFARLKDGLAKTRQILNTPLEDLFVGGKVDESLLEELEDQLVMADFGVETSESIVREARERLDRKQKKDADAMREALRETIRDHMEAVLRAVPELPHVSPRVILVVGVNGVGKTTTIGKLAAYHKSIGKKVLLAAGDTYRAAAVAQLQQWGDRCGCPVISQGQDADSASVVHDAFAAARARRFDVLIADTAGRLHTKSNLMEELKKIKRVLSRLDPAAPHETLLVLDGTTGQNAVSQVQKFHDAIGITGLVVTKLDGTAKGGVVVGLSEKFKLPVRFIGVGEGLEDLRPFDARQFVEALF; encoded by the coding sequence ATGTCATTCTTTGCCCGTTTGAAGGACGGTCTGGCCAAAACCCGTCAGATCCTCAATACCCCTTTGGAGGATCTGTTTGTCGGGGGCAAGGTGGATGAGTCCTTGCTGGAAGAGTTGGAAGATCAACTGGTCATGGCCGATTTTGGCGTGGAGACCTCGGAAAGCATCGTGCGCGAGGCCAGAGAACGCCTGGATCGCAAACAGAAAAAAGATGCCGACGCCATGCGTGAGGCCCTGCGCGAGACCATTCGTGACCACATGGAGGCGGTTTTGCGGGCGGTTCCCGAACTGCCTCATGTCTCTCCCCGGGTGATTCTGGTGGTGGGGGTGAACGGGGTGGGCAAGACCACCACCATCGGCAAGCTGGCCGCCTATCACAAGTCCATCGGGAAGAAGGTGCTGTTGGCGGCCGGCGACACCTATCGGGCGGCGGCGGTGGCCCAGTTGCAGCAGTGGGGGGACCGTTGCGGGTGTCCGGTGATCTCCCAGGGACAGGATGCGGACTCGGCTTCGGTGGTACATGACGCCTTTGCCGCCGCCCGGGCGCGACGGTTCGACGTGTTGATCGCCGATACCGCCGGACGGCTGCACACTAAAAGCAATCTGATGGAAGAGTTGAAGAAGATCAAGCGGGTGCTGAGTCGTCTGGATCCTGCCGCGCCTCACGAAACCCTGTTGGTCCTGGATGGCACCACCGGCCAGAACGCCGTGAGTCAGGTGCAGAAGTTCCATGACGCCATCGGCATCACCGGGCTGGTGGTCACCAAGCTCGATGGCACGGCCAAAGGCGGGGTGGTGGTGGGGTTGAGCGAAAAATTCAAACTGCCGGTGCGTTTCATCGGGGTGGGCGAGGGTTTGGAGGATTTGCGCCCCTTTGATGCGCGACAGTTTGTCGAGGCGCTTTTTTAG